The Marinobacter szutsaonensis sequence TGGCCCGTCAATACCGGCTTCATCGTCTACAACGACTGGACCTACCCGAACTTCATCAAGCTGATGGACCGCCTGGGTGTGGCCTCCGAAATCAGCGACATGAGTTTCAGCGTGGATTGCTCCTCCACCGGGCTGCAGTACAACGGCACCAGCCTCAACACCCTGTTCGCCCAGCGCAAGAACCTGCTAAACCTGCCGTTCCTGCGCATGATCCGGGAGATCCTGAGGTTCAACCGGGAAACCAGAAAGGATTTGTCCGACGGCAACATCAGTGACGCTGAAACCCTGGGTGAGTACCTGAACCGTAACGGTTACTCCCGGTATTTCCGCAACTATTACATCGTGCCCATGGGCGCGGCGATCTGGTCGGCCCCCGAGATTGTTCTGGAACAGTTCCCGATCCGGTTCTTCCTGCAGTTCTTCAACAACCACGGCATGCTGTCGGTGGACGACCGGCCGACCTGGCGGGTGATTAGCGGAGGTTCCGCCGAGTATGTGAAGAAAATGATGGAGCGGATCGGCGACCGCACCCACCTGAACAGCCCGGTCAGTGCCGTGCGCCGGCATGAGAACGGTGTGACCGTCGAGGTGAACGGTCAGAGCCACGAATTCGACCAGGTCATCCTGGCCTGCCACAGCGACCAGGCGCTGGCCATGCTGGCCGATCCGACCGATCAGGAGCGTGATGTCCTGGGCGCCATCGCCTACCAGAACAACGACGTGGTGCTGCATACCGACAGCCGCCTCCTCCCCTCCAACCGTCGGGCCTGGGCGGCGTGGAACTATTTCATGCCGCAACACAGCACCCAGCCTGTGTCAGTCACCTACAACATGAACATCCTGCAGAACTTCCACGACGCCCGGGAAACTTTCTGCGTGACCCTGAACCGCAGCCAGGATATCCATCCGGACAAGGTCATCAAGCGCTTTGAATACGCCCACCCGGTGTTTACCCTGGAGGCGGTCGCCGCACAGCAGCGCTACCATGAGATCGGCAACCGCAACCGTACCCATTTCTGCGGGGCCTACTGGTTCAACGGCTTCCACGAGGACGGTGTGCGCAGTGCGGTTCGGGTACTGGGTGATTTCGGGATGGAGATCTGAGCATGGTCAGCCAGTGGCTTGAAGGGTCCGTCCGCCATCGCCGAATGCAACCGATAAACCATGGGTTCGAGTATGGCACCGGGATGCTGGCGCTTGATGTGGACGAATGGGACAGAATTACCGGCATCAGCCGGTTCTTCTCCCTGGAACGCTTCAACTGGATGTCCCTGCGCCGTGACGATTATTTCCGGCCGGAAGTCCGCAACCTGTCCGCCGCCATTCGCGATTATGTGCAGGATGCGACCGGCTGGTACCCGGACGGGACGGTGGAACTGATCACCCATCCCCGCTACTTCGGCTACGTGTTCAATCCGGTCAGCTTCTACTTTTGCTACGAGCATGGAGAAGATCCTGCCGAGGGTGCGGTGCCCCGGGTGATCGTGGCGCAGATCACCAACACGCCCTGGCATGAACGGCACGTCTACTGCCTGGAGACCACGGGTGCGAAAGCCAATAGCGCGGGCTGGCGAACCGAGCGCTTCGGCTTCTCCAAGCGTTTCCATGTGTCGCCGTTCAATGGCATGGAGCAGGAATACCAGTGGACCTTCAGTTTCCGCGGCCCGGAGCTGCGCATCCACATGAACGTGTTCCAGGAACAACACAAGCATTTTGACGCCACTCTGGTGGTCCAGCGTACCCCCCTCACTCGTAAAGAATTGCACAGAAGCCTGCGCCGTTTTCCGGTCGAGGCGATCAAAGTGGTCGCAGGAATCTACTGGAACGCCCTGCGCCTGAAGCTGAAAGGCGCCCCGTTC is a genomic window containing:
- a CDS encoding FAD-dependent oxidoreductase — its product is MTNERQRIAVIGAGVSGLTAAWKLAETHDVQLFEAGGYAGGHTNTEQVESDGRTWPVNTGFIVYNDWTYPNFIKLMDRLGVASEISDMSFSVDCSSTGLQYNGTSLNTLFAQRKNLLNLPFLRMIREILRFNRETRKDLSDGNISDAETLGEYLNRNGYSRYFRNYYIVPMGAAIWSAPEIVLEQFPIRFFLQFFNNHGMLSVDDRPTWRVISGGSAEYVKKMMERIGDRTHLNSPVSAVRRHENGVTVEVNGQSHEFDQVILACHSDQALAMLADPTDQERDVLGAIAYQNNDVVLHTDSRLLPSNRRAWAAWNYFMPQHSTQPVSVTYNMNILQNFHDARETFCVTLNRSQDIHPDKVIKRFEYAHPVFTLEAVAAQQRYHEIGNRNRTHFCGAYWFNGFHEDGVRSAVRVLGDFGMEI
- a CDS encoding DUF1365 domain-containing protein, producing the protein MVSQWLEGSVRHRRMQPINHGFEYGTGMLALDVDEWDRITGISRFFSLERFNWMSLRRDDYFRPEVRNLSAAIRDYVQDATGWYPDGTVELITHPRYFGYVFNPVSFYFCYEHGEDPAEGAVPRVIVAQITNTPWHERHVYCLETTGAKANSAGWRTERFGFSKRFHVSPFNGMEQEYQWTFSFRGPELRIHMNVFQEQHKHFDATLVVQRTPLTRKELHRSLRRFPVEAIKVVAGIYWNALRLKLKGAPFYTHPDKLSGDDPAYRRGTEDAGLDVTTGNDVNTIGGRVSSWRT